A window from Gemmatimonadales bacterium encodes these proteins:
- a CDS encoding pyruvate dehydrogenase complex E1 component subunit beta, giving the protein MPTLTYRDALNQALREEMQRDPDVFLMGEEVGVYQGAYKVSRGLLDEFGPMRVVDTPITELGFAGVGVGAAMVGLRPVIEFMTWNFALLAIDQLVNSAAKMRYMSGGQIGVPAVFRGPGGSALQLGAQHSQAFESWYAHIPGLKVVMPATPADAKGLLKSAIRDDDPVVFIEGEMLYNLKGEVPEGEHVIPLGKADVKRPGKDVTIVCHSKTVAVALKAAEQLAADGVDAEVIDLRTIRPLDQEAVLGSVVRTHRCVVAEEGWPFAGVGAQVADTIQREAFDELDAPVLRVTGADVPMPYNKQLEKAAKVDPARVIAAVDSVLYRD; this is encoded by the coding sequence ATGCCCACACTCACCTACCGCGACGCCCTCAACCAGGCGCTCCGCGAGGAGATGCAGCGGGACCCCGACGTCTTCCTGATGGGTGAAGAGGTGGGCGTCTACCAGGGTGCCTACAAGGTGAGCCGCGGCCTGCTGGACGAGTTCGGGCCCATGCGGGTGGTGGACACGCCGATCACCGAGCTGGGCTTCGCCGGCGTTGGTGTGGGGGCCGCGATGGTGGGCCTCCGGCCGGTGATCGAGTTCATGACCTGGAACTTCGCGCTGCTGGCCATCGACCAGCTGGTCAATTCGGCGGCCAAGATGCGCTACATGTCGGGCGGCCAGATCGGTGTGCCGGCGGTGTTCCGTGGACCCGGCGGATCGGCCCTCCAGCTCGGCGCGCAGCACTCGCAGGCGTTCGAGAGCTGGTACGCCCACATCCCCGGCCTCAAGGTGGTCATGCCCGCCACGCCGGCCGATGCCAAAGGACTGCTCAAAAGCGCCATCCGGGACGACGATCCGGTCGTCTTCATCGAGGGCGAGATGCTCTACAACCTGAAGGGTGAGGTGCCCGAGGGCGAGCACGTCATTCCGCTGGGGAAGGCCGACGTGAAGCGGCCCGGTAAGGACGTGACGATCGTCTGCCACTCGAAGACGGTGGCCGTGGCCCTCAAGGCGGCCGAGCAGCTCGCCGCCGACGGCGTGGACGCCGAGGTGATCGACCTCCGCACCATCCGCCCCCTCGACCAGGAGGCCGTCCTCGGCTCGGTGGTCCGGACCCATCGCTGCGTGGTGGCGGAGGAGGGATGGCCTTTCGCCGGCGTCGGCGCCCAGGTGGCCGACACCATCCAGCGGGAGGCGTTCGACGAACTGGACGCTCCGGTCCTCCGGGTCACCGGCGCCGACGTCCCGATGCCCTACAACAAGCAGCTCGAGAAGGCCGCCAAGGTCGATCCCGCCCGGGTGATCGCCGCGGTCGACTCGGTGCTCTATCGCGACTGA
- a CDS encoding sulfite oxidase-like oxidoreductase: protein MTDLIDTRAPDRTRLPPGQIITRKWPVLHAGIVPKVDLAHWRFTLSGAVERPFAITWDELQALPRRQTACDIHCVTRWSRYDNVFEGVPVQLLLQRAGVKPQARYALVHAEQKFTTNLPLSDLDRPENLLALSHDGEPLNPEHGGPVRLLVPHLYFWKSAKWVRGIECLEEDVPGFWEENGYHMRGDPWQEERYGRPDPARMRRGPR, encoded by the coding sequence ATGACCGATCTCATCGACACCCGTGCGCCGGACCGAACGCGCCTGCCGCCGGGTCAGATCATCACTCGGAAATGGCCCGTGCTCCACGCCGGCATCGTGCCGAAGGTGGACCTGGCGCACTGGCGCTTCACGCTGAGTGGCGCCGTCGAGCGGCCGTTTGCGATCACCTGGGACGAGCTCCAGGCGCTGCCCCGGCGGCAGACGGCGTGCGACATCCATTGCGTCACTCGCTGGAGCCGCTACGACAACGTCTTCGAGGGCGTGCCGGTGCAGCTCCTCCTGCAGCGAGCCGGGGTCAAGCCCCAGGCCCGGTATGCCCTGGTGCACGCAGAGCAGAAATTTACCACCAACCTGCCCCTGAGCGACCTGGACCGCCCCGAGAACCTGCTGGCGCTCTCCCATGACGGCGAGCCGTTGAACCCGGAGCACGGGGGTCCGGTGCGGCTTCTGGTACCCCATCTCTACTTCTGGAAGAGCGCCAAGTGGGTTCGCGGGATCGAGTGCCTGGAGGAGGACGTCCCCGGCTTCTGGGAGGAGAACGGGTATCACATGCGGGGCGATCCGTGGCAGGAGGAGCGCTACGGGAGACCGGACCCCGCCCGCATGCGCCGGGGTCCGCGGTAG
- a CDS encoding PQQ-binding-like beta-propeller repeat protein, with product MTIGSRWLVAPVLLALAGPAAAQGSGDWTTYGGNDWNQRYSTLKTINTSNVSKLVPRMIFQTGVTKLGSFENTPIVSKGMMYVTTPYNTAIAYDLTTKKEVWRYEHKLGTTIFCCGPNNRGFGMHGGAHLYMGTLDGHLVALDAKDGKVLWDKEVGDPAFGYSITHAPLIIGDNVIVGVSGGEYGIRGYVTAYNAMSGEQVWRWYSIPAPNGDPTFDDKAPNGWFGTWAPKAEDADLHRDVAKEKGDSSKFADAWKTGGGGVWTTPAYDKDLNTIFLSVGNPSPDLDGSVRPGDNLYTDCIVAIDATSGKTKWYYQTVPHDVWDLDATSPPAVVTIGGTKAVIHAGKTGWVYVLDASSGKLIRKSQNFVPQENMFALPTEKGARMLPGANGGSEWSPVSINPTLGYAYVAALHQPMNYIVHTAPWEKGRLWLGSAFVAIPGEEQYGLFSAVDLKTGKVVWQNKVPQPMMGGSLATAGGLTFTGEGNGNFNAYDSKTGKMLWQFNAGAGCNSAPMSFTQAGEQFIAVACGGNFQISYPLGDALMVFGLPAKAMKK from the coding sequence ATGACAATCGGCTCGCGTTGGTTGGTGGCCCCGGTGCTCCTCGCCCTCGCCGGTCCCGCCGCCGCCCAGGGCAGCGGAGACTGGACCACCTACGGCGGCAACGACTGGAACCAGCGATACTCGACCCTGAAGACGATCAACACCAGCAACGTGTCCAAGCTGGTTCCCCGAATGATCTTCCAGACCGGAGTGACGAAGCTGGGATCGTTCGAGAATACCCCGATCGTCAGCAAGGGCATGATGTACGTGACCACTCCGTACAACACGGCGATCGCCTACGATCTGACCACCAAGAAGGAAGTCTGGCGCTACGAGCACAAGCTGGGCACCACGATCTTCTGTTGCGGCCCCAATAATCGTGGGTTCGGCATGCACGGCGGGGCGCACCTCTACATGGGCACCCTCGACGGCCACCTGGTAGCGCTCGACGCGAAGGACGGCAAGGTGCTGTGGGACAAGGAAGTCGGCGATCCCGCCTTTGGATACAGCATCACCCACGCCCCCCTCATCATCGGGGACAATGTCATCGTCGGCGTCTCCGGCGGCGAATACGGCATCCGCGGCTACGTCACGGCCTACAACGCCATGTCCGGCGAGCAGGTGTGGCGCTGGTACTCGATCCCGGCCCCCAATGGCGATCCGACGTTCGACGACAAGGCCCCCAATGGCTGGTTCGGCACGTGGGCCCCGAAGGCCGAGGATGCCGATCTCCACCGCGACGTCGCGAAGGAGAAGGGCGATAGCTCCAAGTTCGCCGACGCCTGGAAGACCGGCGGCGGCGGCGTCTGGACCACGCCGGCGTACGACAAGGACCTGAATACGATCTTCCTGTCGGTCGGCAACCCGTCGCCCGATCTGGATGGCAGCGTGCGGCCGGGTGACAATCTCTACACCGACTGCATCGTCGCCATCGATGCAACGTCCGGGAAGACCAAGTGGTACTACCAGACGGTCCCGCACGACGTCTGGGACCTCGACGCCACGTCGCCACCGGCCGTGGTCACCATCGGTGGCACCAAGGCCGTGATCCATGCGGGCAAGACCGGCTGGGTGTACGTCCTCGATGCGTCCAGCGGCAAGCTCATCCGCAAGAGCCAGAACTTCGTCCCGCAGGAGAACATGTTCGCCCTGCCGACGGAGAAGGGCGCCCGGATGCTGCCGGGCGCCAATGGCGGCTCGGAGTGGTCACCGGTCTCGATCAATCCGACCCTGGGCTATGCGTATGTGGCCGCGCTGCACCAGCCGATGAACTACATCGTGCACACCGCTCCGTGGGAAAAGGGCCGCCTCTGGCTCGGCTCCGCCTTCGTTGCCATCCCGGGCGAGGAGCAGTACGGGCTCTTCTCGGCCGTGGACCTCAAGACCGGCAAGGTCGTCTGGCAGAACAAAGTCCCCCAGCCGATGATGGGCGGCTCGCTGGCCACGGCCGGCGGACTCACCTTCACCGGTGAAGGCAACGGGAACTTCAACGCCTACGATTCCAAGACCGGCAAGATGCTGTGGCAGTTCAATGCCGGCGCAGGCTGCAACTCCGCCCCCATGAGCTTCACGCAGGCGGGCGAGCAGTTCATCGCGGTGGCCTGCGGCGGCAACTTCCAGATCAGCTATCCGCTGGGTGACGCTCTGATGGTCTTCGGCCTCCCGGCCAAAGCGATGAAGAAGTAG
- a CDS encoding OFA family MFS transporter: MAGLLARERIVAKPGFNRWLVPPAALAIHLSIGQAYAFSVFKLPLTKVLGVSQPAPGDWKQSELAWIFTIAIVFLGLSAAVFGRWLEHAGPRKSGVVAALCWSLGFMISAVGVRTHQIWLLYLGYGVLGGCGLGLGYITPVSTLIKWFPDRRGMATGMAIMGFGGGAMIASPLSQILLDRYKSATSVGVAETFVTIGTLYLVAMLAGAFLFRVPPVGWKPAGWEPPAPDAQRLITQHHVHVDQAIRTTPFYFLWAVLFLNVTAGIGILEQASPMIQEMFKGAVKASAAAGFVGLLSLFNMGGRFGWSSLSDHIGRKATYAIFFTLGPLLYVTLPYAGRIGSVELFVACAAVILTMYGGGFATIPAYLSDIFGTQYVGAIHGRLLTAWSAAGVAGPVLVNYIREYRIGRGVPASEAYNFTMYLMAGLLVVGFFCNLAVRPVAARYYMTDEELARDRGLARGTA, translated from the coding sequence ATGGCTGGATTACTGGCGCGGGAACGGATCGTCGCGAAACCGGGCTTCAATCGATGGCTGGTGCCGCCCGCCGCGTTGGCCATTCACCTGAGCATCGGGCAGGCGTACGCCTTCAGCGTCTTCAAGCTGCCGCTCACCAAGGTGCTGGGCGTGAGCCAGCCTGCCCCGGGGGACTGGAAGCAGAGCGAGCTCGCCTGGATCTTCACCATCGCCATCGTGTTCCTGGGGCTGTCGGCCGCGGTGTTCGGCCGCTGGCTGGAGCATGCCGGCCCCCGCAAGAGCGGCGTAGTGGCCGCCCTTTGCTGGAGCCTGGGATTCATGATCTCCGCGGTGGGCGTCCGGACCCACCAGATCTGGCTGCTCTACCTCGGATATGGCGTGCTGGGCGGCTGCGGGCTGGGCCTGGGGTACATCACCCCCGTCTCGACCCTGATCAAGTGGTTTCCAGACCGGCGGGGAATGGCCACCGGCATGGCGATCATGGGGTTCGGCGGCGGGGCGATGATCGCGAGCCCGCTCTCGCAGATCCTGCTCGACCGATACAAGTCAGCCACCTCAGTCGGGGTGGCCGAGACCTTCGTCACCATCGGAACGCTGTATCTCGTAGCGATGCTGGCCGGGGCGTTTCTCTTCCGGGTTCCCCCGGTCGGGTGGAAGCCGGCCGGGTGGGAGCCGCCTGCCCCGGACGCGCAGCGCCTGATCACCCAACACCACGTCCACGTGGACCAGGCGATCCGCACCACCCCGTTCTACTTCCTCTGGGCGGTCCTCTTCCTCAACGTGACCGCCGGTATCGGGATCCTGGAGCAGGCTTCTCCGATGATCCAGGAGATGTTCAAGGGGGCGGTAAAGGCGAGCGCGGCGGCCGGATTCGTGGGGCTGCTCAGCCTGTTCAACATGGGCGGACGGTTCGGCTGGTCCTCACTGTCCGACCATATCGGCCGGAAGGCGACCTACGCGATCTTCTTCACCCTGGGGCCGCTGCTCTACGTGACGCTACCCTATGCAGGCCGCATCGGGAGCGTGGAGCTGTTCGTCGCTTGCGCAGCGGTGATCCTGACCATGTACGGCGGCGGGTTCGCGACCATCCCGGCGTATCTCTCGGACATCTTCGGCACCCAGTACGTCGGTGCGATCCATGGGCGGCTCTTGACGGCCTGGTCGGCGGCCGGCGTGGCGGGCCCGGTGCTGGTGAACTACATCCGGGAGTATCGCATCGGTCGCGGAGTGCCCGCATCCGAGGCCTACAACTTCACCATGTACCTCATGGCCGGGCTGCTGGTGGTGGGCTTCTTCTGCAATCTGGCCGTTCGACCGGTGGCGGCCCGGTACTACATGACGGACGAGGAGCTGGCCCGGGACCGGGGCCTGGCACGCGGGACAGCCTGA
- the lpdA gene encoding dihydrolipoyl dehydrogenase, giving the protein MATQFDVIIIGGGPAGYVCAIRAAQLGLATAVVERDKLGGVCVNIGCIPTKALLQSAYVANLVAHDAKELGVEVSGVKADYAVAMRRSRKVSDQNSKGVEFLMKKHKITVVRGSGTLGKDRTVRVGSEEYQARKAVIIATGSRVKGIPQIGLELDKTTVISSDEALFLEKAPASLAVVGAGAVGTEFADIFHAFGTKVTLIEALPRMLPLEDAESSDALAKSFRKRGITVYAGAKVTKATVAKDKAVLQVETGGKTESVEVEKVLMAAGRAVNTEGMGFKEAGVQLTEAGFVKVNRETLETTAPGIYCIGDVAGPPMLAHKGSREGVIVAERIAGQHPHPIRYDNVPSVTYCHPEVASIGLTEDQAKERKLEYQVGRFPFSANGRARAAGETEGFVKIIRDKKYGEILGAHIVGSHASELIHELTVARENEYTVEEVDLAIHAHPTLSEAIAEAALDSMGRVVHI; this is encoded by the coding sequence GTGGCGACCCAGTTCGACGTGATCATCATCGGCGGCGGGCCCGCGGGCTATGTGTGTGCCATCCGCGCGGCGCAGCTCGGCCTGGCCACCGCGGTGGTCGAGCGGGACAAGCTCGGCGGTGTCTGCGTCAACATCGGCTGCATTCCGACCAAGGCGCTGCTGCAGAGCGCCTACGTGGCCAACCTGGTAGCGCACGATGCCAAGGAGCTGGGGGTCGAGGTGAGCGGAGTCAAGGCCGACTACGCCGTGGCGATGCGGCGCTCCCGCAAGGTCTCCGACCAGAACTCCAAGGGCGTCGAGTTCCTGATGAAGAAGCACAAGATCACCGTCGTGAGGGGCAGCGGCACTCTGGGAAAGGACCGCACCGTCCGGGTGGGCTCGGAGGAATATCAGGCGCGGAAAGCGGTCATCATCGCCACCGGGTCGCGGGTCAAGGGGATTCCTCAGATTGGCCTCGAGCTGGACAAGACGACCGTCATCAGCTCCGACGAGGCGCTCTTCCTGGAAAAGGCCCCGGCGAGCCTGGCGGTGGTCGGCGCCGGCGCGGTCGGCACCGAGTTCGCCGACATCTTCCACGCCTTCGGCACCAAGGTGACCCTGATCGAGGCACTTCCCCGGATGCTGCCCCTGGAAGATGCCGAGTCGTCGGATGCGCTTGCCAAGAGCTTTCGGAAGCGGGGCATCACCGTGTACGCCGGAGCCAAGGTCACCAAGGCCACGGTGGCCAAGGACAAGGCCGTGCTCCAGGTCGAGACCGGAGGCAAGACCGAGAGCGTCGAGGTCGAGAAGGTCCTGATGGCGGCCGGGCGTGCGGTGAACACCGAGGGGATGGGCTTCAAGGAGGCCGGCGTGCAGCTGACCGAGGCCGGCTTCGTCAAGGTCAACCGCGAGACGCTGGAGACCACGGCGCCCGGGATCTACTGCATCGGGGACGTCGCCGGCCCGCCGATGCTGGCGCACAAGGGGAGCCGTGAGGGGGTGATCGTGGCGGAGCGGATTGCCGGGCAGCATCCGCACCCGATCCGCTACGACAACGTTCCCAGCGTCACCTACTGCCATCCCGAGGTGGCGAGCATCGGGCTCACCGAGGACCAGGCCAAGGAGCGGAAGCTGGAGTACCAGGTGGGGCGCTTCCCCTTCAGCGCCAACGGGCGCGCGCGCGCCGCCGGCGAGACCGAAGGGTTCGTGAAGATCATCCGGGACAAGAAGTACGGCGAGATTCTCGGAGCGCACATCGTGGGGAGCCACGCCTCGGAGCTGATCCACGAGCTCACGGTGGCGCGGGAGAACGAGTATACGGTGGAAGAGGTCGACTTGGCGATCCACGCCCACCCGACGCTCTCCGAAGCCATCGCGGAGGCGGCGCTCGACTCGATGGGCCGGGTAGTGCACATCTGA
- the lipA gene encoding lipoyl synthase, which translates to MTRSPAADPRAHGVPARKPAWLKVRAPGGPSYAHIKSTMRELGLHTVCEEARCPNIGECWEHKAATFMILGDVCTRNCAYCAVAHGTPLAYDPLEPVRLAEAVERMGLEHVVITSVDRDDLPNGGAEAFAGCITAIRQRLPDTSVEVLIPDFKGSERALRLVMDARPDILNHNLETAERLYRLARPGGRYDRALRLLANARAMDPDGLTKSGMILGMGEEWDEILVAMRDLRRSDVNILTLGQYLRPSDGHLPVARYYTPDEFAELRELGRRMGFSHVEASPLTRSSYHAWDQAKAAVSRRVD; encoded by the coding sequence CTGACGCGCTCGCCCGCCGCTGACCCGCGGGCGCACGGCGTACCGGCGCGGAAGCCTGCCTGGCTCAAGGTGCGGGCTCCCGGCGGGCCCAGCTACGCGCATATCAAGAGCACCATGCGCGAGCTGGGGCTGCACACGGTCTGCGAGGAGGCGCGCTGCCCCAACATCGGGGAGTGCTGGGAGCACAAGGCCGCCACCTTCATGATCCTGGGCGACGTGTGCACCCGCAACTGCGCCTACTGTGCGGTGGCCCACGGCACCCCGTTGGCCTACGACCCGTTGGAGCCGGTGCGCCTGGCCGAGGCAGTCGAGCGGATGGGGCTCGAGCACGTCGTGATCACCTCGGTGGACCGGGACGATCTGCCCAACGGTGGGGCCGAGGCCTTCGCCGGGTGCATCACGGCCATCCGCCAACGCCTCCCGGACACCTCGGTCGAGGTCCTCATTCCCGACTTCAAGGGCTCCGAGCGCGCGCTCCGGCTGGTCATGGACGCCCGGCCCGACATCCTCAACCACAACCTCGAGACGGCCGAGCGACTCTACCGGCTGGCGCGTCCAGGCGGGCGCTACGATCGTGCCCTCCGGCTCCTGGCCAACGCCAGGGCGATGGACCCGGACGGGCTCACCAAGTCGGGCATGATCCTGGGCATGGGCGAGGAGTGGGACGAGATCCTGGTGGCGATGCGCGACTTGAGACGGAGCGACGTCAACATCCTGACCCTGGGGCAGTATCTCCGCCCGTCGGACGGACACCTCCCGGTGGCCCGCTACTACACCCCCGACGAGTTTGCCGAGTTGCGTGAGCTCGGCCGCCGGATGGGGTTCTCCCACGTGGAGGCGAGCCCGCTCACCCGGTCGTCGTATCACGCATGGGACCAGGCCAAGGCCGCCGTCTCCCGGCGAGTCGACTGA
- the lipB gene encoding lipoyl(octanoyl) transferase LipB, whose product MGPLVVHELGRRPYAEVLELQRELRRQRLAGELAQDVLLLVEHEPVVTLGRSTRPASLPLPVEELERRGIAVAEVERGGDVTFHGPGQLVGYPILDLTRHREDLHWYLRRLEDVLITALDQLGVPAGRNPGLTGVWTRGRKIVSIGVHVKQWVTLHGFALNVTTRLEPFEMIVPCGIRDVVMTSVAQELGRTDQALDGEARQAVVKAFAAIFELQPVPGARVLSPSHP is encoded by the coding sequence ATGGGGCCACTCGTGGTTCATGAGCTGGGCCGGCGGCCTTACGCCGAGGTTCTGGAGCTGCAGCGCGAGCTCCGCCGGCAACGGCTGGCGGGAGAGCTGGCGCAGGACGTTCTGCTGCTGGTCGAGCACGAGCCCGTGGTGACGCTGGGCCGATCGACCCGCCCGGCGAGTCTTCCGCTGCCGGTAGAGGAGCTGGAGCGCAGGGGCATCGCGGTGGCGGAGGTGGAGCGTGGGGGAGACGTGACCTTCCACGGGCCGGGGCAGCTGGTGGGGTACCCGATCCTCGACCTCACACGCCACCGGGAGGACCTGCACTGGTATCTCCGGCGGCTGGAGGACGTCCTGATCACGGCCCTCGACCAGCTCGGCGTGCCCGCCGGGCGCAACCCGGGACTCACCGGCGTGTGGACCCGGGGCCGCAAGATCGTGAGCATCGGAGTGCACGTGAAGCAGTGGGTTACGCTGCACGGCTTCGCGCTCAACGTCACCACCCGGCTCGAGCCGTTCGAGATGATCGTGCCGTGTGGCATCCGCGACGTGGTCATGACCAGCGTAGCGCAGGAGCTCGGGCGGACCGATCAGGCGCTGGATGGGGAGGCGCGCCAGGCGGTCGTGAAAGCGTTTGCGGCGATATTCGAGCTGCAGCCCGTTCCCGGGGCGCGGGTGCTCAGCCCGAGCCACCCATGA
- a CDS encoding dihydrolipoamide acetyltransferase family protein, translating to MATKVVMEALSPTMEEGRLVEWKKGEGEPVAVGDVLAEVETDKAVMELVARAGGTLLKQVVAAGATVPVSQLVALIGEAGEAVENGAAPPKEEEAQATQPTPDRNRPVSTPPAPPAQAAAAAPAREVTGRVKASPLARRLAAERGIELGAIRGSGPEGRVVVRDLEGASAQRAAVAPAPAPAARAAAPSPRPVMPAPGGPPYTDVPLSQIRKTIAKRLVQSIGPIPTFYLTTEVDMERAWDAREALKALGEGPKVSFNDIILKAVATALRQHPACNAWWQDDRIRYWNEVHVSMAVAIEEGLITPVIRHTDLKSLREIAAESQDLAARARERRLTPEEYTGGTFSVSNLGMLDIDEFTAVINPPEAGIVAIGRIVEKPVAHEGQMAIRRRMRLTMSCDHRVIDGATGAQFLKTLKTMLENPLALVW from the coding sequence ATGGCTACCAAGGTCGTCATGGAGGCGCTCTCCCCCACCATGGAGGAAGGGCGCCTCGTCGAGTGGAAGAAGGGCGAAGGCGAGCCGGTGGCCGTCGGCGACGTACTGGCCGAGGTGGAGACCGACAAGGCGGTGATGGAGCTGGTGGCCCGGGCCGGCGGCACCCTGCTCAAGCAGGTGGTGGCAGCCGGAGCCACGGTGCCGGTCTCCCAGCTCGTGGCGCTGATCGGGGAGGCGGGCGAAGCGGTCGAGAACGGAGCCGCGCCTCCGAAAGAGGAGGAGGCCCAGGCCACCCAGCCGACGCCGGACAGAAACCGACCGGTCTCGACGCCGCCGGCGCCGCCGGCGCAGGCGGCCGCGGCCGCACCCGCTCGCGAGGTCACTGGAAGGGTCAAGGCGTCGCCCCTCGCACGGAGGCTTGCCGCGGAGCGGGGCATCGAGCTCGGCGCCATTCGGGGATCGGGGCCGGAGGGACGGGTCGTAGTCCGTGACCTGGAGGGTGCCTCTGCGCAGCGCGCGGCGGTTGCGCCAGCGCCCGCTCCGGCTGCTCGAGCCGCCGCGCCTTCGCCACGCCCGGTGATGCCTGCGCCGGGCGGGCCACCGTACACCGACGTCCCGCTGAGCCAGATCCGGAAGACGATCGCCAAACGGCTGGTCCAGTCGATCGGTCCGATCCCTACCTTCTACCTCACGACCGAGGTGGACATGGAGCGTGCCTGGGATGCGCGCGAGGCGCTCAAGGCACTGGGGGAAGGGCCCAAGGTGTCGTTCAACGACATCATCCTCAAGGCAGTGGCCACCGCGCTGCGGCAGCACCCGGCCTGCAACGCCTGGTGGCAGGACGACCGGATTCGCTACTGGAACGAGGTGCACGTGAGCATGGCGGTGGCCATCGAGGAGGGCCTGATCACACCGGTCATCCGCCACACCGACCTCAAGTCGCTGCGGGAGATCGCGGCGGAGTCCCAGGATCTGGCCGCCCGGGCGCGGGAGCGGCGGCTCACGCCGGAGGAGTACACCGGTGGAACATTCTCCGTTTCCAACCTCGGTATGCTCGATATCGACGAGTTCACCGCGGTCATCAACCCGCCCGAGGCGGGCATCGTGGCGATCGGCCGGATCGTGGAGAAGCCGGTGGCGCACGAAGGTCAGATGGCGATCCGGCGACGGATGCGGCTCACCATGTCGTGCGACCACCGGGTCATCGACGGCGCGACCGGCGCCCAGTTCCTCAAGACCTTGAAGACGATGCTGGAGAATCCCCTGGCGTTGGTGTGGTGA
- the pdhA gene encoding pyruvate dehydrogenase (acetyl-transferring) E1 component subunit alpha, with product MAESTVARTRAKRRGIDPARADEYRGWLRQMILIRRFEEKAGEAYSLGKIGGFCHLYIGQEAVAVGSLATLGPDDYITCSYREHGHALARGIPTRAVMAELFGKAAGCSAGKGGSMHLFDASLGFLGGHAIVGGHIPLSTGMAFAAKYRNTNQVAVCYFGEAAVNNGAFHEALNMAALWKLPAVYICENNRYGMGTALERASAIYDISERACSYDMANEVVDGQDVLVMHAAMDRAVQRARNDKHPTLLEVRTYRFMGHSMSDPIHGHYRTREEVEDQRKRDPIAVWSQRLIAEGLLDEPGLKALNKEVVDEVEDAYQFAEQAPDPAPEELYTHVYAGSSPADPAGPSRPA from the coding sequence ATGGCGGAATCCACCGTGGCGCGCACCCGAGCCAAACGCCGAGGCATCGATCCGGCCCGCGCCGACGAGTATCGCGGCTGGCTCAGGCAGATGATCCTGATCCGCCGCTTCGAGGAGAAGGCCGGTGAGGCTTATAGCCTGGGCAAGATCGGCGGCTTCTGCCATCTGTACATCGGGCAGGAGGCGGTGGCCGTCGGGAGCCTGGCCACGCTGGGGCCGGACGACTACATCACCTGCTCCTACCGGGAGCACGGACACGCCCTGGCCCGCGGCATCCCGACGCGGGCGGTCATGGCCGAGCTCTTCGGCAAGGCGGCGGGCTGCTCGGCGGGCAAGGGCGGCTCGATGCACCTGTTCGATGCCTCGCTCGGTTTTCTGGGCGGCCACGCGATCGTAGGCGGTCACATCCCGCTCAGCACCGGCATGGCCTTCGCCGCTAAGTACCGCAACACCAACCAGGTCGCCGTCTGCTACTTCGGCGAGGCTGCGGTCAATAACGGCGCCTTTCACGAGGCGCTCAACATGGCCGCGCTGTGGAAGCTGCCCGCCGTCTACATCTGCGAGAACAATCGCTACGGGATGGGCACCGCGCTGGAGCGGGCCAGCGCCATCTACGACATCTCCGAGCGGGCCTGCTCCTACGACATGGCCAACGAGGTGGTGGACGGACAGGACGTGCTGGTGATGCACGCTGCCATGGATCGCGCGGTCCAGCGCGCCCGGAACGACAAGCACCCTACCCTGCTGGAGGTCCGGACCTACCGGTTCATGGGCCACTCGATGTCCGATCCGATCCACGGCCACTATCGCACGCGGGAGGAGGTCGAAGACCAGCGGAAGCGCGACCCGATCGCCGTCTGGTCCCAGCGCCTCATCGCGGAGGGCCTGTTGGACGAGCCCGGGCTCAAGGCGCTCAACAAGGAGGTCGTAGACGAGGTGGAGGACGCCTACCAGTTCGCCGAGCAGGCACCCGACCCGGCACCGGAAGAGCTCTACACCCACGTGTACGCCGGCTCCTCTCCCGCCGATCCGGCCGGGCCTTCCCGACCCGCCTGA
- a CDS encoding sulfocyanin-like copper-binding protein, whose product MSGIPRVGALLAAAALAAIGCLPADAAAQAPSSEAVWLTADSATRTARLTLQVTAPAGAPSALINGHRAGEVQIVVPLNWTVQWDWQSADSTAPHSLVVMGEREKLPTEGGRAAFTNAMTRMVTAGLRPGQSDQTTFTADQAGWYWLLCGVPGHAIQGEYLGLRVDPDARTASLKSKS is encoded by the coding sequence ATGAGCGGCATCCCACGAGTTGGCGCGTTGCTCGCGGCCGCCGCCCTGGCTGCGATCGGGTGCCTGCCGGCGGACGCAGCCGCCCAGGCACCCTCGTCCGAGGCGGTCTGGCTCACCGCCGACAGCGCTACCCGGACCGCCCGGCTCACGCTCCAGGTGACCGCTCCCGCGGGTGCGCCGTCCGCCCTGATCAACGGCCACCGCGCCGGCGAGGTGCAGATCGTCGTGCCGCTCAACTGGACCGTGCAGTGGGACTGGCAGTCGGCGGATTCCACCGCGCCGCACAGCCTGGTGGTCATGGGCGAGCGGGAGAAGCTCCCTACCGAAGGCGGTCGCGCGGCCTTCACCAACGCCATGACCCGGATGGTCACTGCGGGGCTCCGCCCCGGCCAGTCGGACCAGACCACGTTCACCGCCGATCAGGCCGGGTGGTACTGGCTCCTCTGCGGAGTGCCCGGCCACGCCATCCAGGGTGAGTATCTCGGCCTGCGAGTCGACCCCGACGCCCGGACGGCGAGCCTTAAGTCGAAGAGCTGA